One genomic region from bacterium encodes:
- a CDS encoding T9SS type A sorting domain-containing protein, with translation MNRTVRISFFFALLLAIATQGYSVSSGNTPVYPAIRSAAQESHSTLPPEANPVLAELYHRTGQVWSGYARNDGIAAWRVMGTGLFSAIPASESEAYHIGEAILLPILEKVYGTPITLQPLSANHAGTRWYIHFRQTIQGIPVHNGTVSVHIDGNGRVTSLQLGIANPNVAEQYVGMGTLAAKAAFATTPGGKVTTAVPVWLLQDGNFQDGPALRAAYYVESEIASDNRPVGYIDAKSGEFIGGWNRVNFEWISANAQGFVWNRYLNDPAEMRPFRDMNISLNSQTMVSDSSGTVRRFVTGSGQNINANGFLEGPFANVAPIDTSDHRAFVDTTGNVDVTLSFRVPPAFASETNLFWHMNFVHHWYKQLDPQYNALDYSMNGGVEIPNYDNAYWNGEGIYFGSGAATFRNLAMFCDVIYHEYTHGVTDGIYPEGMLPYTGQPGAMNEAWSDFFACTITDEPQMGEGGLYIAGGIMRNLINNRRFPGSFVNQVHTDGMIISASMWETRVALGADYTDSLLHFSKYALAETFFDYFVDILEHDDRDGNLANGTPHSTVLYQTFGNHGIGPGEFPNLAVRNLNYRYDGQGGSIGDGDRYFEPNESMAVSFYVKNDLTLYPPPATNTTIRFECSDAGLSLPQTIQAGTMNARDSIIVGPLLFQQAVGGNPRYAMVRIVRQADNGYTAVDSFRILLGKPNLAVISVDTSALAQPAYFVGVALDSLQIPYFATAADSSSLRLALLQDHSQIIWLGGSNRTIANTSELIGIQSFLDRGGKLLLSSQHLSALRNNPALLQDLHCTIESDSIHRLIVNGNRDLPLTAPRLYLSGSSGASNQSAMDVLAPTFDGNVMYRYDVIEAPVAAVCFGNEPITGPRTVVMGFGIEAVHQGSTSYGLAQMLSPILQWFDGTLDAPETPERELPTTFAMSCYPNPFNAELQVRLTLPQAGNYTVTLTDITGRAVWSKSMTVATGTTAFQVNGTSFASGLYFLHATTPVGSSIVKKVTLLK, from the coding sequence GTGAACCGAACTGTGCGCATTAGTTTTTTCTTTGCACTGCTACTTGCCATTGCAACACAAGGGTATTCCGTTTCTTCGGGAAATACTCCCGTATATCCTGCGATTCGTTCGGCAGCGCAGGAGTCACATTCGACACTGCCACCGGAAGCAAACCCGGTGTTAGCTGAACTGTATCATCGTACTGGACAAGTCTGGTCAGGTTATGCTCGCAACGACGGTATCGCCGCTTGGCGTGTGATGGGAACGGGATTGTTTAGCGCAATTCCCGCTTCAGAATCGGAAGCCTATCACATCGGTGAAGCGATTCTACTCCCAATTTTGGAAAAAGTGTATGGAACCCCGATTACACTACAACCACTATCTGCGAACCACGCCGGTACCCGCTGGTACATCCATTTCCGCCAGACGATACAGGGAATTCCTGTTCACAATGGAACAGTGTCGGTTCATATCGATGGCAATGGACGCGTCACCTCGCTGCAATTAGGGATTGCGAACCCAAACGTTGCTGAGCAATATGTCGGGATGGGAACTCTCGCTGCGAAAGCAGCTTTTGCTACGACACCCGGCGGGAAAGTGACTACCGCAGTGCCGGTATGGCTCTTGCAAGACGGTAATTTCCAAGATGGCCCTGCTTTACGTGCGGCATACTATGTCGAAAGCGAAATTGCCTCCGATAATCGCCCGGTTGGTTACATCGATGCGAAGAGTGGCGAATTTATTGGCGGTTGGAATCGCGTGAATTTCGAGTGGATCAGTGCAAATGCCCAAGGATTTGTCTGGAACCGCTATTTAAATGATCCAGCGGAAATGCGTCCCTTCCGTGACATGAACATTTCATTGAATAGCCAAACAATGGTCTCCGACTCTTCTGGCACAGTCCGCCGATTTGTTACCGGTAGCGGACAGAACATCAATGCAAACGGCTTCTTAGAGGGTCCCTTTGCGAATGTTGCCCCGATTGATACCAGTGATCATCGGGCTTTCGTCGATACTACCGGAAATGTGGACGTAACACTTTCCTTTCGTGTTCCTCCAGCTTTTGCCTCGGAAACGAATCTTTTCTGGCACATGAACTTTGTTCATCACTGGTATAAGCAACTCGACCCACAGTACAACGCCCTTGATTATTCGATGAATGGTGGTGTGGAAATTCCGAATTACGATAACGCCTATTGGAATGGGGAAGGGATTTATTTTGGTTCAGGTGCTGCGACTTTTCGCAATTTAGCGATGTTCTGCGATGTGATTTATCATGAATACACTCATGGTGTAACCGATGGCATTTATCCTGAAGGAATGCTTCCCTATACCGGTCAACCGGGCGCAATGAATGAGGCATGGTCGGATTTCTTCGCTTGTACAATTACCGATGAACCCCAAATGGGTGAGGGAGGTTTGTACATCGCGGGCGGTATCATGCGAAATCTCATCAACAACCGTCGCTTTCCCGGCAGTTTTGTGAATCAAGTTCACACTGATGGTATGATTATCAGCGCGTCGATGTGGGAAACCCGGGTCGCATTAGGTGCCGACTATACCGACTCGTTACTGCATTTTTCCAAATACGCCTTAGCGGAAACTTTCTTCGATTACTTCGTTGACATTCTCGAGCATGATGACCGGGATGGTAATTTAGCAAATGGTACACCACACTCCACCGTTCTGTATCAGACATTTGGTAATCACGGCATTGGCCCAGGAGAATTTCCGAATTTAGCGGTGCGAAATCTCAATTACCGTTATGACGGGCAAGGTGGATCAATCGGAGACGGTGACCGTTACTTTGAGCCAAATGAAAGCATGGCGGTCTCATTCTATGTAAAAAACGATTTGACATTGTATCCGCCACCGGCAACGAACACCACGATTCGTTTTGAATGCAGTGATGCGGGACTATCGTTACCGCAAACGATCCAAGCCGGTACGATGAATGCGCGGGATTCGATTATTGTCGGTCCGTTGTTGTTCCAACAAGCTGTCGGTGGAAATCCCCGCTATGCAATGGTTCGGATTGTTAGACAAGCCGATAATGGCTATACGGCGGTCGATTCGTTCCGGATTTTGCTCGGGAAACCAAATCTGGCGGTGATTTCGGTTGATACCAGCGCCCTCGCACAGCCGGCATATTTTGTTGGGGTAGCACTCGATTCCTTGCAAATTCCCTACTTCGCGACTGCGGCAGATTCCTCGTCACTCCGCTTGGCATTGCTACAGGATCATAGTCAAATTATCTGGTTAGGCGGCTCTAACCGCACGATTGCGAATACTTCCGAATTAATCGGAATACAGAGTTTTCTCGATCGTGGTGGAAAACTCTTGTTGAGTTCGCAACATCTATCGGCATTGCGCAACAATCCCGCGTTACTGCAGGATTTACATTGCACGATTGAGTCTGACTCGATTCACCGTTTGATTGTTAATGGCAATCGTGACCTGCCCCTTACCGCACCGCGGCTCTATTTGAGTGGAAGCAGTGGCGCATCGAATCAATCGGCGATGGATGTTTTAGCGCCGACCTTCGATGGCAATGTGATGTATCGTTATGATGTGATTGAAGCTCCGGTAGCGGCAGTGTGCTTTGGCAATGAACCGATTACAGGGCCGAGAACAGTTGTGATGGGATTCGGCATCGAGGCGGTACACCAAGGGAGCACCAGTTACGGTTTAGCGCAAATGCTGTCGCCGATTTTACAGTGGTTCGATGGAACATTGGATGCCCCGGAAACGCCCGAACGGGAATTGCCCACCACTTTTGCGATGAGCTGTTATCCGAATCCATTTAATGCGGAATTGCAGGTTCGGTTAACGTTGCCGCAAGCGGGGAACTATACCGTAACGCTTACCGATATTACCGGTCGCGCGGTGTGGTCGAAATCGATGACGGTTGCAACGGGAACGACGGCATTTCAAGTAAATGGGACATCGTTCGCCAGTGGGTTGTATTTCCTCCACGCAACCACACCGGTGGGAAGTTCTATTGTGAAGAAGGTTACCCTCCTGAAGTAA